In Deltaproteobacteria bacterium, the genomic window AAAGCAAGCATTGGGAATAATTTGGCAAGAGAACCCGCGTAGAAAGGCGCAACCCCGGCGCTATCAAGGGTCATTGATTGCCGGTCAACCAGTTTGTGTTGCCGAACAGCATTGCCAGCCGCTCGCGCACCGCGATTGGCAGCGCCGGCCGACACAGCGACTCGACATTGGCTTTGAGATGCGCTGGATTGCCGGTGCCAGTCAAGACCACATCGACACCCGGCTCATGCCGGCAGAAACGATAGGCCGCGTCCTGGACCGAAACCGCACCGCCCTCTTGGATGACAAAGTCGAGCGGATCGTCGGGATTGATCGCATCCTTGGCGAGCGCGCCTTTCTCGATCAGTTCACCACAAAGTTTTTTCAGCCGCTCCGGCTGGCTCAGCGCGCGGCGCAAAGCATAGCTGATCAACGTGCCTACGCCGTTTGTCTTCGTCAGCGGGAAAACATTGTCGCGCGCGCAGGGATTCAAAAGATTGAACCCCACCATGACTACGTCCCATACCCCGTCGCGCACAGCGCGCTCGGCCATGGCGTGCGTCGAATCTTGGACAAACCGCTCGGTGATGCCGACAAAGCGAATTTTTCCCTCGTCGCGCAGCTTGAGCATGGTCGGTAGATGGCGGTTTAGCGCGTTCTCATAATCCTTCGGCTCGGCGCCATGCACGTGATAGACGTCGACATAGTCCGTGCCGAGGGTTTTCAAGCTCTGCTCGACGGCGCGGCGAATTTCCCCCGCGGGATCGGGGTGATCTTCGGTCCCAAGATTTTTCTTGGTGGGAATAACCACACCATCGCGGCGCACACCGGCGATTGCCTTGCCGACCACACCTTCGGTGCCGTACCACTCGGCGGTGTCGAAAAAATTGATGCCGAGATCGAGCGCGCCGCGCACATGGGCAATCACATAGCTTTCCGGATTGCTCTGATCCTTCAGCCCGGCCAAGCCCAACCGGCTCGGGCCGCCGCAGCCGAGCCCTGCGACGCTGACTTTAAGGCCGGTGCGGCCAAGGGTGGTGTATTGCATAGGTTCTTTTGCGCTTTTTGCGTCTTTTGCGGCCAACTCTCCTGCTTCAATTACTTCAGCCCTTCCCCCACCTTCCGTGCAAAGCTGAAATCGAAGATCCGCTCAGGCGCAACCTGCGGTGGCGGCTTAGCCCGCTGGGCGGCGGTGTTGATCATTTCGCGTTGCAGCTTCTCGTCGACGGTGCCGGATGCAAGGTAACCTTGCGTCGCCGCATCGAGGGCACGCTCGGCGAAGCGCTCGCGTTCCTTAC contains:
- a CDS encoding aldo/keto reductase, which encodes MQYTTLGRTGLKVSVAGLGCGGPSRLGLAGLKDQSNPESYVIAHVRGALDLGINFFDTAEWYGTEGVVGKAIAGVRRDGVVIPTKKNLGTEDHPDPAGEIRRAVEQSLKTLGTDYVDVYHVHGAEPKDYENALNRHLPTMLKLRDEGKIRFVGITERFVQDSTHAMAERAVRDGVWDVVMVGFNLLNPCARDNVFPLTKTNGVGTLISYALRRALSQPERLKKLCGELIEKGALAKDAINPDDPLDFVIQEGGAVSVQDAAYRFCRHEPGVDVVLTGTGNPAHLKANVESLCRPALPIAVRERLAMLFGNTNWLTGNQ